One genomic window of Arachis stenosperma cultivar V10309 chromosome 10, arast.V10309.gnm1.PFL2, whole genome shotgun sequence includes the following:
- the LOC130957291 gene encoding uncharacterized protein LOC130957291: protein MSPFRLVYGKAGHLPVEVEHRAYWAVKECNPSLHGAEIERKLQLTELECLRLEAYENSRLYKEKTKAVHDNNIKRREFKAGNLVLLYNSRLRLLPRKLRSIWEGPYQVEKAEPYGVYHLRHPSSSDTFKVNGHRLKLYQGEQMKSNKEIEVFLLEDPPLGKAN from the coding sequence ATGAGCCCCTTTCGGTTGGTGTATGGCAAAGCTGGCCACTTACCGGTGGAAGTCGAGCATAGAGCATATTGGGCCGTCAAGGAGTGCAATCCAAGCTTGCATGGGGCCGAAATTgagagaaagcttcaattgACGGAATTAGAGTGTTTGAGGTTAGAAGCCTACGAGAACTCTAGACTTTACAAGGAGAAAACGAAAGCTGTGCATGACAACAACATAAAAAGAAGAGAGTTTAAAGCCGGCAATCTAGTGCTGCTTTACAACTCAAGATTGAGATTGTTGCCCAGAAAACTAAGATCGATATGGGAAGGACCATATCAAGTAGAAAAAGCGGAACCCTATGGAGTCTACCACCTACGCCATCCCTCAAGTTCGGATACCTTCAAGGTTAATGGGCACCGTCTCAAGTTGTATCAAGGTGAGCAAATGAAGAGCAACAAGGAGATTGAGGTattcctcttggaagatcctCCTCTTGGCAAAGCAAATTGA